The stretch of DNA TtgtaaattttcaattttccaacttaGGGCTCATGGATGGTTCAGTTTGGAACGGTGATTGTGTCcttgttcctcttttcccATGCGTACAATGTATTCTTAGTTTTGACCTTCCCAAATGCCAAACAACTCACGATCAACTCTCAAATGGGGCTCACTTTTTCCAGGTACAGTAGGTAACTTTTGATTTCGCCCTCGGAATATGTGCATAAGAAGTGTAAGTTGTATGTAAGCTTGTATGTTCTGGATTTACAGCGTTATGAAAGCAGCCGCTTGTGGAACGTGGCTAGGAGACCTTCTCACGGCTTTGATAATAACCGATATGATGCTTCAAGACAACTTGTACCCTTACTGGGCACCTGTCGTCAGGTGAGATTTCTTGACTAGACACTAAATATCATCCactaaaagttttttttgatatCGATAGGAAATATTATCAAAGTTACATGTGGCCTCGCATCCTCATATTTTGGATAGTTTCCACAGTGTCCACTACGGCTGTGATCACTGTTATTGCCACCGACTGGATCACATGGGATCGACTTAATCGGGATTTTTTCGCCACTACGGGTAGTTTTGAACATCGATGTAGAACCATTTCAAAcggttcaaaaaagtgaatcatATTCAACTCATTTCAGAGCTTTCTCGCGCATTCCTGGCCTCGTCAGTTTtagttttggatttgatcaTTGTTATGCAGGATTGGGATTTCCCTCATTTCACTAATACGTTGGATGTGAACTTGCCGGGATATCATAAGCATCAGTTGAGCATCAGTGCCGTGGAAATCGAAATATCAGGTGGGCTTAATGCAGAAAGTGTCTCCTCAGCTTAGAAAAGCATCCATTTTTAGCCAagcaattgaacaattttgaatccaACCGATCCAATTGCTGCTAcgtttgtttcttttaaaGTCAGCTAACCTCTTGATTAAGGGTCACGGTTATGAAGAAAGATGGACTAAGCAACTGAGACtgaaccatttcatttctgAAAAGACAATTGGGGAGTTTAAACTACATGCAAATTCTGAACGTAACAATCATTATTGATCAGTTCGGGGGAACAACAACTTCTTGCTTTCTCTTCGGTAAAGAAAATCAACCTTCATTTATCATATGGTATTTGGccctagttttttttttattttgccacCTTTCTCTAGTCCAAAATCTATCTTCCCATCACGAAACCTCTCAAAAGTGGATCACCGTTGAAAAGGATCgaatctttctcttttcaggGAAATGGTTCAATTATGGAATCATCTTCTTGGTGATGTTATTCGATTTGAATATGTGGAAGAATCAAATTTTCTACTTGCCGGAACACTTTGGGCAGTATACGGGCATACAAAACCGTGTTTTTACGGTGACCAATCAAACTGTACTGAATTCACAGGACCCGTATCTGTGGACTTACGAGGCAAGATCTCAAATCAATCCCGAAACGTTGTTTCCCTACATTGATGGTACGCTTGCCCATCATGAgctaaatcaaaatttcagaGCTTGATTTCATCATGAGGTTTATCGCTTCATTTCAGAGGATTTGGCCATGCACTCCCGATATTTGGGTTACTCCATGTGGATCAAGTCAGTGGCATTTCTGCCTTGCATTTTGGGGTTTGCCGTGTTTTTCATCCTTATTGCGCTTTATGGACGAATTCAAGGGAACGCCAAAAACAACGCCCTGGTTCAAACGCGAGATGGCGGGTGTTCTCAAGAGAAAACCGATTTATAGTGGTATTCAAAAGTATCACCAATATTACCATTCGTATTTAATAGTAACATTGCTACGTGTCTAATATTTGTCAGTTCTTGAAACGACTTGCATCTGGTAGTGAGTGCCTTAGGTTGATTTCTTTAGTCGAAA from Tigriopus californicus strain San Diego chromosome 3, Tcal_SD_v2.1, whole genome shotgun sequence encodes:
- the LOC131878346 gene encoding transmembrane protein 117-like isoform X1 produces the protein MAETLTEDEAIPLRPQIPRSRPLPKQRTMSLGDIGLSSGTGLRRDRNKTQSSRFFRRKLDHHSDAIQEEELEIVEETTNSTSAMIFRNELYPGEHEHQPSRHRGSLDTNLDQQSGGSESFCTRNKLERGTLSAFKRQARTILERDLPHVTHTGNIIRVWNNHRNENSLLVVPANKKSWLSFCCMNEKFKYYFQHPYLRLGACFLVILCNFLIFAEDPLSHSKQEADIPVIGNVFSFMFTKYPPDWRWGFLKVSLWILAILCGLILGKTLIHGMILSHFLRLKMFRANQGSWMVQFGTVIVSLFLFSHAYNVFLVLTFPNAKQLTINSQMGLTFSSVMKAAACGTWLGDLLTALIITDMMLQDNLYPYWAPVVRKYYQSYMWPRILIFWIVSTVSTTAVITVIATDWITWDRLNRDFFATTELSRAFLASSVLVLDLIIVMQDWDFPHFTNTLDVNLPGYHKHQLSISAVEIEISGKWFNYGIIFLVMLFDLNMWKNQIFYLPEHFGQYTGIQNRVFTVTNQTVLNSQDPYLWTYEARSQINPETLFPYIDEDLAMHSRYLGYSMWIKSVAFLPCILGFAVFFILIALYGRIQGNAKNNALVQTRDGGCSQEKTDL
- the LOC131878346 gene encoding transmembrane protein 117-like isoform X2, with the translated sequence MAETLTEDEAIPLRPQIPRSRPLPKQRTMSLGDIGLSSGTGLRRDRNKTQSSRFFRRKLDHHSDAIQEEELEIVEETTNSTSAMIFRNELYPGEHEHQPSRHRGSLDTNLDQQSGGSESFCTRNKLERGTLSAFKRQARTILERDLPHVTHTGNIIRVWNNHRNENSLLVVPANKKSWLSFCCMNEKFKYYFQHPYLRLGACFLVILCNFLIFAEDPLSHSKQADIPVIGNVFSFMFTKYPPDWRWGFLKVSLWILAILCGLILGKTLIHGMILSHFLRLKMFRANQGSWMVQFGTVIVSLFLFSHAYNVFLVLTFPNAKQLTINSQMGLTFSSVMKAAACGTWLGDLLTALIITDMMLQDNLYPYWAPVVRKYYQSYMWPRILIFWIVSTVSTTAVITVIATDWITWDRLNRDFFATTELSRAFLASSVLVLDLIIVMQDWDFPHFTNTLDVNLPGYHKHQLSISAVEIEISGKWFNYGIIFLVMLFDLNMWKNQIFYLPEHFGQYTGIQNRVFTVTNQTVLNSQDPYLWTYEARSQINPETLFPYIDEDLAMHSRYLGYSMWIKSVAFLPCILGFAVFFILIALYGRIQGNAKNNALVQTRDGGCSQEKTDL